One window of the Actinomyces procaprae genome contains the following:
- a CDS encoding DEAD/DEAH box helicase, translated as MTTQPHSPARDLTELLESIGARDRRLIHLQRTPARPGRHGDWPEWADPELVAAYTRLGVERPWTHQVAAAVSAHSGRHTVLATGTGSGKSLAAWLPALSAVLAAQRAGADSRISAYGRRPTALYLSPTKALTADQAAALSRLVAELEAVQREAGVSGGSLRTVHTAACDGDTPLPERDWARAHADVVLTNPDFLHFSLLPGHERWNRFLRSLRYVVVDECHAYRGILGAHVALVIRRLLRLVRRLRPHGPEPVVLCASATAAEPALTAARLIGVPPEAVTAITDDDAPTGEHTLALWQPALRDPWSAWENSVAALAEALDFPAADPHLNRPGEAAAPPAQAPAGRAHTPVSPSQPSTSGTSPGTGPDTDDPSEDPSARRSAVVEAAELLVDLLSVGARALVFVRSRRSAEIVAEHARHTLGMSQPGLAGTVAAYRGGYLPEERRALEQDLRHGRLRALATTNALELGIDVTGLDAVIIAGWPGTRVSLWQQAGRAGRAGGNGVAVLIASDNPLDAYLVHHPEDVFAAPEATVFDPSNPYVLAPHLCAAASESPLREEDLPLFGLPDDSLLAELAARGALRRRPAGWFWNTSLPGRAQDLTSLRGDGPADVPVVEEATGAVVGTVSGAAADSTVHPGAVYVHQGQVYLVEELTEDAAVVSRKAAVGYRTRAREQSSVRIVAERERRQWADGVVWAFGSVEVTSQVIGYNKLALPGMEVISQHPLSMPEHVLPTAAVWWTVPVEATVRAGLDADELPGALHAAEHAMIGMLPLLATCDRWDIGGLSTALHPQTLTPTVFVHDAQAGGAGFAERGFRAGRAWLEATLAVVCECPCTGGCPSCVQSPKCGNNNEPLDKAGAIALLRLLLDAIPDNAVSGGADGAATP; from the coding sequence ATGACCACCCAGCCGCACTCGCCCGCGCGCGACCTCACCGAGTTGCTTGAGAGCATCGGCGCGCGTGACCGTCGGCTGATTCACCTCCAGCGCACCCCGGCCCGGCCCGGCCGCCATGGCGACTGGCCGGAGTGGGCGGACCCCGAGCTGGTCGCCGCCTACACCCGCCTGGGCGTGGAACGCCCGTGGACGCACCAGGTCGCCGCCGCCGTCTCCGCCCACTCGGGCCGCCACACGGTGCTCGCCACCGGCACTGGCTCCGGCAAGTCCCTGGCCGCCTGGCTGCCCGCCCTCTCGGCGGTGCTGGCCGCCCAGCGCGCCGGCGCGGACAGCCGCATCTCCGCCTACGGCCGCCGCCCCACCGCCCTGTACCTGTCCCCGACCAAGGCACTTACCGCCGACCAGGCCGCCGCGCTCAGCCGCCTGGTCGCAGAGCTGGAGGCCGTCCAGCGCGAGGCGGGCGTCTCGGGTGGTTCGCTGCGCACGGTGCACACGGCCGCATGCGATGGTGACACGCCCCTGCCCGAGCGCGACTGGGCCCGCGCCCACGCCGACGTCGTCCTCACCAACCCCGACTTCCTGCACTTCTCGCTCCTGCCCGGGCATGAACGCTGGAACCGCTTCCTGCGCTCACTGCGCTACGTGGTGGTCGACGAGTGCCACGCCTACCGCGGCATCCTCGGCGCTCACGTGGCCCTCGTCATCCGCCGCCTGCTGCGGCTGGTCCGGCGGCTGCGGCCGCACGGCCCCGAGCCGGTGGTGCTGTGCGCGTCGGCGACGGCGGCTGAGCCTGCCCTCACGGCCGCGCGCCTGATCGGGGTCCCGCCTGAGGCCGTCACCGCCATCACCGACGACGACGCCCCCACCGGCGAGCACACGCTCGCCCTGTGGCAGCCGGCCCTGCGCGATCCCTGGTCGGCCTGGGAGAACTCGGTGGCGGCCCTGGCCGAGGCGCTCGACTTCCCCGCCGCCGACCCCCACTTGAACCGGCCGGGCGAGGCCGCCGCGCCCCCCGCGCAGGCACCGGCCGGGCGGGCCCACACGCCCGTCTCACCGTCACAACCGTCTACCTCAGGGACGTCCCCCGGCACCGGCCCGGACACGGACGATCCGTCGGAGGACCCGTCGGCGCGCCGCAGCGCCGTCGTGGAGGCGGCCGAGCTGCTGGTGGACCTGCTCAGCGTGGGGGCACGGGCGCTGGTGTTCGTGCGCTCGCGCCGGAGCGCCGAGATCGTGGCCGAGCACGCCCGGCACACGCTGGGTATGTCCCAGCCGGGGCTGGCGGGCACGGTCGCCGCCTACCGGGGCGGCTACCTGCCCGAGGAGCGCCGTGCCCTGGAGCAGGACCTGCGCCACGGCCGGCTGCGCGCCCTGGCCACCACCAACGCCCTGGAACTGGGCATTGACGTCACCGGCCTGGACGCCGTCATCATCGCCGGCTGGCCGGGCACCCGGGTGAGCCTGTGGCAGCAGGCGGGCCGGGCCGGGCGCGCGGGCGGTAACGGAGTGGCGGTGCTGATCGCCTCCGACAACCCGCTGGACGCCTACCTGGTGCATCACCCCGAGGACGTATTCGCCGCCCCGGAGGCGACCGTCTTCGACCCCTCCAATCCGTATGTGCTGGCCCCGCACCTGTGCGCGGCGGCCTCGGAGTCGCCGCTGCGGGAGGAGGACCTGCCCCTGTTCGGCCTGCCCGACGACTCCCTGCTGGCGGAGCTGGCCGCCCGCGGGGCGCTGCGGCGCCGCCCGGCCGGCTGGTTCTGGAACACGAGCCTGCCGGGACGGGCACAAGACCTGACCTCCCTGCGCGGGGACGGGCCGGCGGACGTGCCGGTGGTGGAGGAGGCGACCGGCGCCGTCGTCGGCACCGTCTCCGGCGCTGCCGCGGACTCCACCGTCCACCCGGGGGCGGTGTACGTGCACCAGGGCCAGGTCTACCTGGTGGAGGAGCTGACCGAGGATGCGGCCGTCGTCAGCCGGAAGGCCGCCGTCGGCTACCGCACGCGGGCGCGCGAGCAGAGCTCGGTGCGCATCGTCGCCGAGCGGGAGCGGCGGCAGTGGGCCGACGGCGTGGTGTGGGCCTTCGGCTCGGTGGAGGTCACCAGCCAGGTGATCGGCTACAACAAGCTGGCGCTGCCGGGCATGGAGGTGATCTCCCAGCACCCGCTGTCCATGCCCGAGCATGTGCTGCCCACGGCCGCGGTGTGGTGGACGGTGCCGGTGGAGGCCACCGTCCGAGCGGGGCTGGATGCGGATGAGCTGCCGGGCGCACTGCACGCGGCCGAGCACGCCATGATCGGGATGCTGCCACTGCTGGCCACCTGCGACCGCTGGGACATCGGCGGACTGTCGACGGCGCTGCACCCGCAGACGCTGACGCCCACGGTGTTCGTGCACGACGCCCAGGCCGGCGGCGCCGGCTTCGCCGAGCGCGGCTTCCGCGCCGGGCGCGCCTGGCTGGAGGCGACGCTCGCAGTGGTCTGCGAGTGCCCGTGCACCGGCGGCTGCCCGAGCTGCGTGCAGTCACCCAAGTGCGGAAACAACAACGAGCCGCTGGACAAGGCGGGCGCGATCGCACTGCTGCGACTGCTGCTGGATGCGATCCCCGACAACGCCGTGTCCGGTGGGGCCGACGGCGCAGCCACGCCGTAG
- a CDS encoding prepilin peptidase, giving the protein MNAAAVLPVAVACLVAAASVGVAAGPASGFARSYLGRLEPGAAPGASPTAPSGPGPRIRARGLLERRPQAVLATILCTVTLAWGLGHGTPAETALTLPVIALLGVAGSVDVVCHRLPDRLLGAAALWLLAVRVAQALGNMLLVAPSAAGAWRVRRAVLCALVVGAAALVVWLIRASGMGLGDVKLCALLGLWLGYAGVGHVVTGLMLSFVLAGLAAIGMVITGRTGLKDTIAFGPYLVAGGWLAWMLAVA; this is encoded by the coding sequence GTGAACGCAGCCGCCGTCTTGCCCGTGGCCGTGGCCTGCCTCGTGGCCGCCGCATCCGTAGGCGTGGCCGCCGGGCCGGCCTCCGGCTTCGCCCGCAGCTACCTCGGCCGGCTGGAGCCGGGCGCTGCACCGGGCGCCTCCCCCACCGCTCCGAGTGGTCCCGGCCCGCGCATACGCGCCCGGGGCCTGCTGGAACGCCGCCCCCAGGCGGTGCTCGCGACGATCCTGTGCACGGTGACCCTCGCGTGGGGACTGGGCCACGGCACGCCCGCCGAGACGGCCCTGACCCTCCCGGTGATTGCCCTGCTCGGTGTGGCCGGCAGCGTAGACGTCGTCTGCCACCGGCTGCCCGACCGTCTGCTCGGCGCCGCAGCGCTGTGGCTCCTGGCGGTCAGGGTCGCGCAGGCCCTCGGCAATATGCTGCTGGTGGCACCGTCGGCGGCGGGAGCCTGGCGGGTGCGCCGGGCAGTCCTGTGCGCGCTCGTGGTTGGCGCGGCCGCGCTGGTCGTGTGGCTCATCCGCGCATCCGGCATGGGGCTCGGCGATGTCAAACTGTGCGCCCTGCTGGGCCTGTGGCTCGGCTACGCGGGGGTGGGGCACGTGGTCACCGGCTTAATGCTCAGCTTCGTGCTGGCCGGGCTGGCGGCCATCGGGATGGTGATCACTGGCCGAACCGGGCTGAAAGACACCATTGCCTTCGGCCCCTACCTGGTGGCGGGCGGCTGGCTGGCCTGGATGCTAGCCGTCGCCTGA
- a CDS encoding DUF4921 family protein, translating to MLQPYSPSAEPLTRMADGTVKQISPFTGTEVWTVPGRGNRPISHPAAEVHELTPAERTRACTFCPAHYTETPPEKSRVVATPDGGFERIDALPASELFDTVAEFRRIPNLFEILSYDYWHANHGYEVPDAARERMEAYLADPAGAAHVARVARAKLRASGRSPEAWETMDDAARREYLAAFFAGGHDVIVARRHYTDDAVDSSSLAGSGTLTPAEHRAYIRLAVQSAHDLYQANRWVRYVAVFQNWLRPAGASFDHLHKQLVGIDERGVSSELELQRVRANPNLYNEMGVDYAAYRGLLVASNEHAVAFAGFGHRYPTLEVYSTSPTCEPWLMSRDEVDAVSDLLHALHAATGADVPSNEEWHHKPIDVDQPMPWHITLKWRVSTLAGFEGGTKIYLNTIDPWTLRDRVVARLEDLRADRLIAPMAVGEECPTTPNRLLYNPVLGR from the coding sequence ATGCTCCAGCCGTACTCCCCCTCCGCCGAGCCGCTGACCCGTATGGCGGACGGGACCGTCAAGCAGATCAGTCCCTTCACCGGCACCGAGGTGTGGACCGTGCCCGGGCGCGGCAACCGCCCCATCTCCCACCCCGCCGCCGAGGTGCACGAGCTCACCCCGGCCGAGCGCACCCGCGCCTGCACCTTCTGCCCGGCGCATTACACCGAGACTCCGCCGGAGAAGTCCCGCGTCGTGGCCACGCCCGACGGCGGCTTCGAGCGGATCGACGCCCTGCCCGCCTCCGAGCTGTTCGACACGGTCGCCGAGTTTCGCCGCATCCCGAACCTGTTCGAGATCCTGTCCTACGACTACTGGCACGCCAACCACGGCTACGAGGTCCCCGACGCCGCCCGGGAACGCATGGAGGCCTACCTGGCCGATCCGGCCGGCGCCGCCCACGTGGCCCGGGTGGCCCGCGCCAAGCTGCGCGCGTCGGGACGCAGCCCCGAGGCCTGGGAGACCATGGACGACGCCGCCCGGCGCGAGTACCTGGCCGCATTCTTCGCCGGCGGTCACGACGTGATCGTGGCGCGGCGGCACTACACCGACGACGCCGTCGACTCCTCCTCCCTGGCCGGGTCCGGCACGCTCACCCCGGCCGAGCACCGCGCCTACATCCGCCTTGCCGTCCAGTCCGCGCATGACCTGTATCAGGCCAACCGCTGGGTTCGTTATGTGGCGGTGTTCCAGAACTGGCTGCGCCCGGCCGGCGCGTCCTTCGACCACCTGCACAAGCAGCTGGTGGGCATCGACGAGCGGGGCGTGTCCTCCGAATTGGAGTTGCAGCGGGTGCGCGCCAACCCCAACCTGTACAACGAGATGGGCGTCGACTACGCCGCCTACCGGGGCCTACTGGTGGCGTCCAATGAACACGCGGTGGCCTTCGCCGGCTTCGGGCACCGCTACCCCACCCTGGAGGTGTACTCGACGTCGCCCACCTGCGAGCCGTGGCTGATGAGCCGGGATGAGGTGGACGCCGTCTCCGACCTGCTGCACGCCCTGCATGCCGCCACGGGCGCGGATGTGCCCAGCAACGAGGAGTGGCACCACAAGCCGATCGACGTCGACCAGCCGATGCCCTGGCACATCACCCTGAAGTGGCGGGTCTCCACCCTGGCGGGCTTTGAGGGCGGCACCAAGATCTACCTCAACACCATCGACCCGTGGACGCTGCGCGACCGGGTGGTGGCGCGCCTGGAGGACCTGCGGGCGGACCGGCTGATCGCGCCGATGGCGGTGGGCGAGGAGTGCCCGACGACGCCGAACCGGCTGCTGTACAACCCGGTGCTGGGGCGGTGA
- a CDS encoding DUF1778 domain-containing protein codes for MSPVKTRRIDLRATPRQEALIQQAATQTDRTVSEFILSSATMEAERVMTNRRWFTVDNATFDRVMQVLDAPLTDTSRFERLWNRPSPFGTRIELSKDPE; via the coding sequence ATGTCACCCGTCAAGACCCGGCGGATCGATCTGCGCGCCACGCCGCGCCAAGAGGCCCTGATCCAACAAGCCGCGACCCAAACGGACCGCACCGTCAGCGAGTTCATACTCTCGTCCGCAACTATGGAAGCCGAGCGAGTCATGACAAATCGTCGCTGGTTCACCGTTGATAACGCCACGTTCGATCGAGTCATGCAGGTGCTCGACGCCCCCCTGACCGACACCTCACGCTTCGAGCGGCTATGGAACCGCCCGTCTCCCTTCGGGACCCGCATCGAGCTTTCAAAGGACCCGGAGTAG
- a CDS encoding DUF6571 family protein — MTVLHMDPTKLESVIQNIRALADECDAAKSRIYSEFEAEHDPTPIDDFPPAADKAIGNLNGRADTLEEAKNAIVAVNESGVGSMNAEGVISCDIPDSVSINNVEQLVSWSEAAIDAHDLQNIVETGRKSNGRDYDQVIESMREHADDSVYAETYIDCVGPENLTQLPLNVEGRVCTHFDGGIDSGDVCVTLLDQKAAGELAELQGTLLASASKRWDDDKCRSVAKAISGSVDDKEGWGQATVLNAMLDGHDENGDHVNDLDFNDAFLASLANRLDDINWDWDVPPGGRYLAGQSIDPMAGVLDAMGNNPEAALDYLAPASTGGDFDTTRLEELSKREWDEQGFAGFTAAAAAASSLRSSNAPDVRDRANALTDNSIHLLAVNTDESIYDDDAKARIGLLLANCPGELTNAWTGADVLEDTMHTEMRFSAASVEDANILTYRVADSVDAVSTIYVQLLGYAHTSGVSTARKNHDGAPAQQIEDINAAYNNASEATGALVGIADRKADNMNADADADAGFQNLLLDLTYAVFVGAITAAAAPLGPVAAGAAAGSTAGVGTLRKPVVADHVESAAPATAESDELLWTAAVQDASELGILDQDLYTYNGSNDDYDWIVHDPEGNYSIMWDAASSDTDIVGQLTRWRNEVGTGLGDHTISKLKSDFDRYFNEGKAYVDDRPEIPGYVEPADRTDDK; from the coding sequence ATGACCGTGCTGCATATGGATCCCACTAAGCTGGAATCAGTGATACAGAATATCCGCGCTCTCGCGGACGAGTGTGACGCCGCCAAGTCGAGGATCTATAGTGAGTTCGAGGCGGAGCATGATCCGACGCCCATCGACGACTTTCCGCCCGCCGCCGATAAAGCGATCGGTAACCTCAATGGCAGGGCCGACACGTTGGAGGAGGCCAAGAATGCCATCGTGGCTGTCAACGAGTCCGGCGTCGGCAGCATGAACGCGGAAGGAGTGATCAGCTGCGATATCCCCGATAGTGTTAGCATCAACAATGTTGAGCAACTAGTATCTTGGTCGGAGGCCGCCATTGATGCCCACGACCTGCAGAATATCGTTGAAACCGGACGCAAGTCCAATGGGCGTGACTACGACCAAGTGATAGAATCGATGCGGGAGCACGCGGACGACTCCGTGTACGCGGAGACCTATATCGATTGCGTGGGCCCGGAGAACCTCACCCAATTGCCACTGAATGTGGAAGGACGCGTGTGCACGCACTTCGACGGGGGAATCGATTCCGGTGACGTATGCGTGACGTTGCTAGACCAAAAGGCCGCCGGGGAACTCGCTGAGCTCCAGGGCACACTGCTTGCGTCGGCATCCAAAAGGTGGGACGACGATAAATGTCGTTCTGTCGCAAAAGCTATTTCGGGATCCGTTGATGACAAGGAGGGGTGGGGGCAGGCCACGGTCCTGAACGCCATGCTCGACGGACACGATGAGAACGGCGATCATGTTAACGACCTGGACTTCAATGACGCCTTCCTGGCTTCTTTGGCCAACCGTCTCGACGACATTAACTGGGATTGGGATGTACCGCCGGGCGGTCGGTACCTGGCCGGACAATCGATCGACCCGATGGCCGGCGTACTTGACGCCATGGGTAATAATCCCGAGGCTGCGCTTGATTACCTTGCCCCTGCGTCTACTGGCGGCGACTTCGACACGACGCGGCTCGAGGAACTGTCGAAGCGCGAGTGGGATGAGCAGGGATTTGCAGGATTCACCGCCGCGGCGGCTGCGGCCTCGAGCTTGCGTTCCTCGAATGCTCCAGACGTGCGAGATCGGGCGAACGCTCTGACGGACAACAGCATCCATTTGCTTGCAGTGAATACCGATGAGAGTATATACGACGATGATGCGAAGGCTCGCATCGGCCTCCTGCTGGCGAACTGTCCCGGAGAACTGACCAATGCTTGGACCGGTGCTGATGTGCTCGAAGATACTATGCACACTGAGATGCGGTTCTCTGCCGCCAGTGTCGAAGACGCGAATATCTTGACATATCGGGTTGCTGACTCGGTTGACGCCGTGAGTACCATTTACGTTCAACTCCTGGGGTATGCGCACACAAGTGGAGTGTCGACGGCGCGGAAGAACCACGATGGTGCCCCTGCACAACAGATAGAAGACATCAATGCTGCGTATAACAATGCCAGCGAGGCGACAGGTGCGTTGGTGGGGATTGCCGACAGAAAAGCGGATAACATGAACGCCGATGCAGATGCGGACGCTGGGTTCCAGAATCTCCTCCTTGATTTGACGTACGCCGTCTTTGTCGGAGCAATTACTGCGGCTGCGGCGCCCCTTGGGCCTGTAGCGGCGGGTGCTGCGGCGGGATCTACAGCGGGGGTCGGAACTCTAAGGAAGCCTGTAGTTGCGGATCATGTTGAGTCGGCGGCTCCGGCCACCGCTGAAAGTGATGAATTGCTGTGGACGGCAGCGGTTCAGGATGCTTCTGAGCTTGGGATCTTGGATCAAGATCTGTACACGTACAATGGTAGCAATGACGACTACGACTGGATAGTCCACGATCCGGAAGGCAACTACAGTATCATGTGGGATGCGGCAAGCTCCGACACGGACATAGTGGGTCAATTGACACGTTGGCGGAATGAGGTCGGAACCGGCTTAGGAGACCATACTATATCCAAGTTGAAGAGTGACTTCGATAGGTATTTCAATGAAGGCAAGGCGTATGTGGATGACAGGCCGGAGATTCCTGGTTATGTTGAACCGGCCGATAGAACTGATGACAAATAA
- a CDS encoding GNAT family N-acetyltransferase, protein MATGILEAPRRLTRDDSRSGFHSGAEELDDWLHRFAWQSQKVDNAITYVTVQDGEVLGYYALATACIVKTDAPAGVAKQAPREIPCVLLARLAVDQRAQRQGIGAALLKDALARTLEVSEIVGARALLIHCRDEAAKSFYLANGDFVVSPVDDMQLLLPMKAIRNSPAD, encoded by the coding sequence ATGGCCACTGGCATCCTGGAGGCTCCTCGGCGACTGACTCGCGACGACTCCCGAAGTGGATTCCACAGCGGCGCCGAGGAGCTGGATGACTGGCTGCATCGTTTCGCCTGGCAGAGCCAGAAGGTGGACAACGCGATCACCTACGTGACCGTCCAGGACGGCGAGGTGCTCGGGTACTACGCGCTCGCAACTGCCTGCATCGTAAAGACAGACGCTCCGGCAGGCGTCGCCAAGCAGGCGCCGCGCGAGATTCCCTGCGTCCTGCTCGCACGGCTCGCCGTCGACCAGCGCGCGCAACGCCAGGGCATCGGCGCCGCACTTCTCAAGGATGCCCTGGCACGAACTCTTGAGGTCAGCGAGATCGTGGGCGCGCGCGCCCTCCTGATCCATTGCCGGGACGAGGCGGCCAAGTCCTTCTACCTGGCCAACGGAGACTTCGTCGTCTCACCCGTCGATGACATGCAACTGCTGCTGCCCATGAAGGCGATCAGGAATTCGCCAGCCGATTAG
- a CDS encoding TadE family type IV pilus minor pilin — MWTPPSQWAVAPANRRAAAADAGGEAGMVTAELAVTMPAVVLVLLLMLAAISAGVTQLRVTDAARVAARQAAIGSSDVVGAAQRAGGPVTVSVETGELTCVTTSRRVPGPLGGLGLTARSRACAYTEPASAQAGAP; from the coding sequence ATGTGGACGCCACCAAGCCAGTGGGCGGTCGCGCCCGCGAACCGCCGGGCCGCTGCGGCCGACGCCGGCGGTGAGGCGGGGATGGTGACGGCGGAGCTCGCCGTGACCATGCCGGCAGTCGTCCTCGTGCTGCTGCTGATGCTCGCCGCCATCAGCGCAGGCGTCACCCAGCTGCGGGTCACCGACGCCGCCCGCGTCGCCGCCCGGCAGGCCGCGATCGGCTCCAGCGACGTCGTCGGTGCCGCCCAGCGTGCGGGCGGGCCGGTGACGGTGAGTGTCGAGACCGGCGAGCTCACCTGTGTGACGACGAGCCGCCGGGTTCCGGGGCCGCTGGGCGGCCTGGGGCTCACCGCCCGCTCACGTGCCTGCGCCTACACCGAGCCCGCCTCCGCCCAGGCGGGTGCGCCGTGA
- a CDS encoding DUF4244 domain-containing protein — translation MKKTLSTLHNAWALAHGVPPALDGLEGRDGEDGMATAEYAIGTLAAAAFAGLLLAIMRSGSLTGVLRGVIESALSVG, via the coding sequence ATGAAGAAGACCCTGTCCACCTTGCACAACGCCTGGGCCCTCGCCCACGGCGTCCCGCCCGCCCTGGACGGCCTCGAGGGCCGGGACGGTGAGGACGGCATGGCAACCGCCGAGTACGCCATCGGCACACTCGCGGCGGCGGCCTTCGCCGGGTTGCTGTTGGCCATCATGCGTTCGGGCAGCCTGACCGGCGTCCTGCGCGGCGTCATCGAATCGGCGCTGTCGGTGGGCTGA
- a CDS encoding cyclophilin-like fold protein, with protein sequence MSHFSHEPTRRRLLGALPVALGALAMTGCTSRSSGAASSSAAGRGAAAPTSRPASGSEPTPEATVSQAGTTPIHISLGNAFDGTVMEATLDDSAATRSLLAQLPLDVSFSDYGGQELTASLPQDLDTTGMTAGAPQPGDIGWYEPGKVLVLYYAAVGSWPGLYVIGHTDYDVVLLARQADLPASITRAQ encoded by the coding sequence GTGTCACATTTCTCCCACGAGCCCACCCGCCGTCGCCTGCTAGGGGCGCTACCCGTCGCCCTGGGCGCCCTGGCCATGACGGGCTGCACCTCCCGCAGCAGCGGTGCGGCGTCGTCGTCGGCAGCAGGCCGCGGAGCGGCGGCCCCCACGAGCAGGCCCGCCAGCGGGTCAGAACCCACCCCGGAGGCCACCGTGTCCCAAGCAGGAACAACCCCGATCCACATCAGCCTCGGCAACGCCTTCGACGGCACCGTCATGGAGGCAACCCTCGACGACAGCGCCGCCACCCGCTCCCTACTGGCTCAGCTGCCCCTGGATGTCAGCTTCTCCGACTACGGCGGGCAGGAGCTGACCGCCTCCCTGCCGCAGGACCTGGACACCACCGGCATGACCGCCGGGGCCCCGCAGCCGGGTGACATCGGCTGGTACGAGCCGGGCAAGGTGCTCGTCCTCTACTACGCGGCCGTCGGCTCCTGGCCGGGCCTGTACGTCATCGGGCACACCGACTACGACGTCGTGCTCCTCGCCCGGCAGGCCGACCTGCCGGCCTCGATCACCCGGGCCCAGTGA
- a CDS encoding Rv3654c family TadE-like protein — protein sequence MNRAARPPQAPPGAEEERACRDGPPGGSERGSGTVMVLGIIAVALCLALGATGLIQAQAAAGRARAAADLAALAGATALTSVLAPADPCATAQRVARANGAELGSCTVDGEDVTVTVAVPTRVLGITRRAGAAARAGPVNPL from the coding sequence GTGAACCGGGCGGCGCGCCCGCCGCAGGCGCCGCCCGGCGCGGAGGAGGAGCGCGCCTGCCGGGACGGTCCCCCAGGGGGCTCCGAGCGGGGGTCCGGCACGGTCATGGTGCTGGGCATCATCGCCGTTGCCCTGTGCCTGGCCCTGGGCGCAACCGGACTGATTCAGGCTCAGGCCGCCGCTGGGCGGGCCCGCGCGGCCGCCGACCTGGCGGCACTCGCCGGGGCGACGGCGCTGACCTCCGTGCTCGCCCCCGCCGACCCCTGCGCCACCGCCCAGCGGGTGGCCCGGGCCAACGGCGCCGAGCTGGGCTCCTGCACGGTCGACGGCGAGGATGTGACGGTGACGGTCGCGGTGCCGACCCGGGTCCTGGGGATCACGCGTCGGGCCGGCGCTGCCGCCCGCGCCGGGCCGGTCAACCCGCTGTGA
- a CDS encoding excalibur calcium-binding domain-containing protein produces the protein MPAASAHTPSTRIPHLLSQRRGTVVLFAVIALLLGACQALAGCGVSPESEAQPVQTTAAALVVPDLVGLDGKEAAEAIEQAGFTARPDFTDIDGEETVIIPENWSVREQDPAAGSTAAADQVITLTVNHDAADAAASAAASASAAAARAKASAAASASAAAARAAQEEAARQAEQAAQEEAARQAEQAAPEEAARQAEQAAPAPVPLMPQQDTSVYYQNCSEARAAGAAPLYRDDPGYRSGLDRDNDGIACE, from the coding sequence ATGCCGGCAGCGTCCGCCCACACCCCTTCGACCCGGATCCCGCACCTGTTGAGTCAGCGGCGCGGCACGGTCGTGCTCTTCGCCGTCATCGCCCTCCTGCTCGGCGCCTGCCAGGCGCTTGCGGGATGCGGCGTGTCCCCCGAATCCGAGGCGCAGCCGGTGCAGACCACTGCCGCCGCGCTGGTCGTCCCGGACTTGGTGGGTTTGGACGGCAAGGAGGCTGCCGAGGCGATCGAGCAGGCGGGTTTCACCGCGCGGCCCGACTTCACCGACATTGACGGTGAGGAGACCGTAATCATCCCCGAGAACTGGTCAGTCAGGGAGCAGGACCCCGCCGCCGGGTCGACGGCGGCAGCAGACCAGGTAATCACCCTCACGGTCAACCATGACGCGGCTGACGCGGCCGCATCGGCGGCTGCTTCGGCATCGGCGGCTGCGGCCCGCGCCAAGGCGTCCGCTGCGGCATCGGCGTCGGCTGCGGCGGCAAGGGCTGCCCAGGAGGAGGCCGCCAGGCAGGCCGAGCAGGCTGCCCAGGAGGAGGCGGCGCGGCAGGCCGAGCAGGCCGCCCCGGAGGAGGCCGCCAGGCAGGCCGAGCAGGCCGCCCCGGCGCCGGTGCCCCTGATGCCGCAGCAGGACACGTCGGTGTACTACCAGAATTGCAGTGAGGCCCGGGCTGCGGGCGCCGCGCCCCTGTACCGGGACGACCCGGGATACCGCAGTGGGCTGGACCGCGACAACGACGGAATCGCCTGCGAGTAA